From the Methylomonas sp. MK1 genome, one window contains:
- the pgl gene encoding 6-phosphogluconolactonase produces the protein MVREFFFEQRSHLFTALVAECQDVLSEAVSKHGQATLLVSGGSTPAPLYEALSKSDLNWKKIKVALVDERWVDNQHSASNEALIRRSLLINNAKNVEFIGMKTLASTAKQGQAETEDRYAKLPQPFTLSIVGMGPDGHTASLFPHAEGLAYALSEDNQNLTAAITAIQSEVTGPNTERLTLTRSALLKSERIVILFTGEDKLAVFNSAQKQGPLEDMPIRALLNQEDVPVELYWAP, from the coding sequence ATGGTTAGAGAATTTTTTTTCGAACAACGTAGTCACCTGTTTACCGCCTTGGTCGCCGAATGCCAGGATGTTTTATCCGAAGCCGTCAGCAAACACGGTCAAGCGACTTTATTAGTATCTGGCGGCAGCACCCCTGCCCCGCTTTACGAAGCTTTGTCCAAATCCGATTTGAATTGGAAAAAAATCAAGGTGGCATTGGTGGACGAACGCTGGGTGGATAATCAACACAGCGCCAGCAACGAGGCATTAATCCGCCGCAGTCTGCTGATTAACAACGCCAAAAACGTCGAGTTTATCGGTATGAAAACCCTGGCTAGCACAGCCAAACAAGGCCAAGCCGAAACCGAAGACCGCTACGCCAAACTGCCGCAGCCTTTCACGCTGAGCATCGTCGGCATGGGACCGGACGGTCATACCGCCTCGCTGTTTCCGCACGCCGAAGGTCTGGCCTACGCGTTGAGCGAGGACAATCAAAATCTGACCGCAGCCATCACCGCCATTCAGAGCGAAGTGACTGGCCCCAATACGGAACGCCTGACCTTGACCCGCAGCGCCTTATTAAAGTCAGAACGCATCGTTATTTTGTTCACCGGCGAAGATAAGTTGGCGGTATTCAACAGCGCCCAGAAACAGGGTCCGTTAGAGGACATGCCGATCCGAGCCTTATTGAATCAGGAAGACGTGCCGGTGGAATTGTACTGGGCACCTTAG
- the zwf gene encoding glucose-6-phosphate dehydrogenase: MKNQNYKPCDLVIYGALGDLSKRKLLISLYRLEKSNLLEADTRIIGVDRLEETSEGFVQIAHNSLKSFLHKEINPEIWGRLSQRLSYLKIDLTQPEQYLQLNAAVDPEKRVMVNYFAVAPFLFKSICQGLQSCGVLTAESRMVMEKPIGHDLKSSKEINDVVEEVFQEDQVYRIDHYLGKETVLNLLALRFANSIFTTNWNHNTIDHIQITVGEDIGIEGRWEYFDKTGQLRDMLQNHLLQILTFVAMEPPADLEAESIHMEKIKVLKALRPITARNVEEKTVRGQYTAGFIKGAAVPGYLEEEGANKESTTESFVAIRVDIDNWRWAGVPFYMRTGKRMPNKRTEIVVNFKQLPHNIFKDSFRDLPANKLVIHLQPNEGVDVVMLNKVPGIDGNIKLQQTKLDLSFSETFKKNSIFGGYEKLILEALRGNPTLFLSREEIEQAWAWVDSIQDAWEQSHSAPKSYPAGSWGPIASVALLARDGRSWEE, encoded by the coding sequence ATGAAAAATCAAAATTACAAACCTTGCGACCTGGTGATTTACGGCGCATTGGGTGATCTATCGAAACGAAAGTTACTGATTTCGTTGTATCGTCTGGAAAAATCCAATTTGCTGGAAGCCGATACCCGCATTATCGGCGTTGATCGACTGGAGGAAACCAGCGAAGGCTTCGTCCAAATTGCTCATAACAGCCTGAAATCGTTCTTACACAAAGAGATAAACCCCGAAATCTGGGGCCGGCTGTCGCAAAGATTATCGTATCTGAAAATCGACCTGACTCAACCGGAGCAATATCTACAGTTGAATGCCGCAGTTGATCCGGAAAAGCGGGTGATGGTCAACTATTTCGCCGTGGCGCCGTTTCTATTCAAAAGCATTTGCCAGGGCCTGCAAAGTTGCGGCGTATTGACCGCCGAATCGCGGATGGTCATGGAAAAACCCATCGGCCATGACCTGAAATCGTCCAAGGAAATCAACGACGTCGTCGAAGAAGTATTCCAGGAAGATCAGGTCTACCGAATCGACCATTACCTGGGCAAAGAAACGGTATTGAACCTGCTGGCCCTGCGTTTCGCCAATTCCATTTTTACCACCAACTGGAACCACAACACCATCGACCATATTCAGATCACAGTGGGCGAGGATATTGGCATCGAAGGCCGCTGGGAATACTTTGATAAAACCGGCCAGCTGCGGGACATGCTGCAAAACCATTTGCTGCAGATTCTGACTTTCGTGGCGATGGAGCCGCCGGCCGATCTGGAAGCGGAAAGCATCCACATGGAAAAAATCAAGGTATTAAAAGCCTTACGGCCGATTACTGCGCGCAATGTCGAAGAGAAAACCGTGCGCGGCCAATATACCGCCGGTTTCATCAAAGGCGCGGCGGTGCCGGGTTACCTGGAAGAGGAAGGTGCCAACAAAGAAAGCACCACCGAAAGCTTCGTGGCGATTCGGGTGGACATCGACAACTGGCGCTGGGCCGGCGTGCCGTTTTATATGCGTACCGGCAAACGCATGCCCAATAAGCGTACCGAAATCGTCGTCAACTTCAAGCAGTTGCCGCATAACATCTTTAAGGACAGCTTCCGCGATTTGCCGGCCAACAAACTGGTGATCCATTTACAGCCCAACGAAGGCGTGGACGTGGTGATGCTGAATAAGGTACCTGGCATAGACGGCAACATCAAGTTGCAACAAACCAAGCTGGACTTGAGTTTCTCGGAAACCTTCAAGAAGAACAGCATCTTCGGTGGCTATGAAAAACTGATTCTGGAAGCCCTGCGCGGCAACCCGACGCTGTTTTTAAGCCGCGAGGAAATCGAGCAAGCCTGGGCCTGGGTCGATTCGATCCAAGACGCCTGGGAACAAAGCCACAGCGCTCCAAAATCTTACCCGGCGGGCAGCTGGGGGCCGATTGCCTCAGTGGCATTATTGGCCCGCGACGGCCGTTCCTGGGAAGAGTAA
- the amrA gene encoding AmmeMemoRadiSam system protein A, which translates to MSLTKTLQTRLLELARQSIAHGLQTGRPLPVDLESYPAELREICATFVTLELRGQLRGCIGMLEAVRPLAEDVAENAFAAAFRDRRFPPLAAEELADLDLHISVLSPAVAMKFASEADLIAQLRPGIDGIILQEDGRRGTFLPSVWDDLPDPAQFLQHLKQKAGLPAAYWSDTMQAYRYTTEMFG; encoded by the coding sequence ATGTCGTTGACTAAAACCTTGCAAACTCGGTTGCTGGAACTAGCCCGGCAATCCATAGCCCACGGCCTGCAAACCGGTCGGCCGTTACCGGTCGATTTGGAGAGCTATCCAGCGGAATTACGCGAAATCTGCGCGACTTTCGTCACGCTGGAACTCCGCGGCCAATTGCGCGGTTGTATCGGCATGCTGGAAGCGGTAAGGCCTTTGGCGGAAGATGTGGCGGAAAACGCCTTTGCGGCCGCTTTCCGGGATCGGCGTTTTCCGCCGCTGGCTGCCGAGGAACTGGCCGATCTTGATCTGCATATTTCCGTACTTAGCCCCGCCGTCGCGATGAAATTCGCTTCGGAAGCGGATCTGATTGCACAACTTCGCCCCGGCATCGACGGCATCATCTTGCAGGAAGACGGACGGCGCGGCACTTTCCTGCCCTCGGTATGGGACGATTTACCCGATCCCGCCCAGTTTTTACAACACCTAAAACAAAAGGCCGGCTTACCCGCCGCCTATTGGTCGGACACGATGCAAGCCTATCGTTATACCACCGAGATGTTCGGCTAA
- the amrB gene encoding AmmeMemoRadiSam system protein B, whose translation MNRKPAVAGRFYPAHPQQLHDAVSGYLQDVSQSGKVPKAMIVPHAGYIYSGPIAATAYARLKPAAASITRVVLIGPSHRVAFRGLAVSRTHAYTTPLGDVEVDKAAIEALLNLPFVEYIEQAHTLEHSLEVHLPFLQAVLQQFTLVPIVAGDASPEQVSQALELLWGGDETLLVISSDLSHYHDYDTAKRLDQATSRMIEHLQYTEICGEAACGKVPVNGLLKLLKQKGLSIKTIDLRNSGDTAGDKQQVVGYGAYVVD comes from the coding sequence ATGAACAGAAAACCCGCCGTGGCAGGACGGTTTTATCCTGCCCACCCCCAGCAACTCCATGACGCGGTGTCCGGCTATTTACAGGACGTCAGCCAATCGGGCAAAGTACCCAAAGCCATGATCGTGCCGCATGCCGGCTACATTTATTCCGGGCCGATAGCGGCTACCGCCTATGCCCGTTTGAAGCCGGCCGCTGCCAGTATTACCCGCGTGGTACTGATCGGTCCCTCACATCGCGTGGCTTTTCGCGGTCTGGCTGTCAGTAGAACCCACGCTTACACCACACCGCTCGGCGATGTCGAGGTAGATAAAGCCGCCATCGAAGCCTTATTGAATTTGCCGTTTGTCGAATACATTGAACAAGCCCACACCCTGGAACATAGCCTGGAAGTACATCTGCCGTTTTTGCAGGCCGTGTTACAGCAATTCACATTGGTCCCCATCGTGGCCGGCGACGCCAGTCCCGAGCAAGTCAGTCAGGCGCTGGAGCTGTTGTGGGGCGGCGATGAAACCTTACTGGTCATCAGTTCCGACCTAAGCCATTATCACGACTACGACACCGCCAAACGCCTGGACCAGGCGACCAGCCGAATGATAGAGCATTTGCAATACACCGAAATCTGCGGCGAGGCCGCCTGCGGCAAGGTGCCGGTCAACGGCTTGTTGAAACTACTGAAACAAAAAGGCCTGTCTATTAAAACCATAGATCTGCGCAATTCCGGCGACACGGCCGGCGACAAACAGCAAGTCGTGGGGTACGGCGCCTATGTCGTTGACTAA
- the amrS gene encoding AmmeMemoRadiSam system radical SAM enzyme — protein MTTLLSADTAATHYWHVVADGKVQCDLCPRFCKLHEGQRGLCFVRQNLHSQIVMTSYGRSSGFAIDPIEKKPLNHFLPGTPIFSFGTAGCNLACKFCQNWDISKSREMDTLMSLASPEAIARAALEHACSSVAYTYNDPVIFHEYAIDTAQACRELGLKSVAVTAGYVCAEPRAEFYRYMDAANVDLKAFSEDFYHKITGGHLQAVLETLQYLKHETPVWLELTTLLIPGANDSETELEAMTQWVVEHLGADVPMHFTAFHPDWKMTDTPPTPRSTLLLARSIALKNGVRYAYVGNVHDKSAESTYCYSCGKILIGRDWYELSDWNLDAAGNCRFCGSSCAGVFNPLPGDWGAKRQAVRL, from the coding sequence ATGACTACTTTACTCAGCGCGGATACCGCAGCCACCCATTATTGGCATGTTGTGGCGGACGGCAAAGTGCAGTGCGACTTGTGTCCGCGCTTTTGCAAATTGCATGAAGGCCAGCGCGGCTTGTGTTTTGTGCGGCAGAATCTGCACAGTCAAATCGTGATGACCAGTTACGGCCGCTCCAGCGGTTTTGCCATCGATCCTATCGAGAAAAAACCACTGAACCATTTTCTACCCGGCACGCCGATTTTTTCCTTTGGTACCGCCGGCTGCAATTTGGCCTGCAAGTTTTGCCAGAATTGGGACATCAGCAAGTCGCGGGAGATGGATACGCTGATGAGCCTGGCCTCGCCGGAAGCAATAGCCAGAGCCGCGCTGGAACACGCTTGCAGCAGCGTCGCCTATACCTACAACGATCCGGTGATTTTCCACGAATACGCCATCGATACGGCTCAAGCCTGCCGGGAGCTGGGTTTGAAGTCTGTGGCGGTCACGGCCGGCTATGTCTGTGCGGAGCCGCGCGCCGAGTTTTATCGCTACATGGATGCCGCCAATGTCGATCTAAAAGCTTTTTCCGAAGATTTTTACCACAAGATCACCGGCGGCCATTTGCAAGCGGTGCTGGAAACGCTGCAATATTTAAAACACGAAACCCCGGTCTGGTTGGAGTTGACTACGTTGCTGATTCCCGGCGCAAACGATTCCGAGACGGAGTTGGAAGCCATGACGCAATGGGTGGTCGAGCATTTGGGAGCGGATGTACCCATGCATTTCACTGCGTTTCATCCGGATTGGAAAATGACGGATACGCCGCCCACGCCGCGATCCACATTATTGCTGGCGCGCAGCATTGCCTTGAAAAACGGCGTGCGTTACGCCTATGTCGGCAATGTTCACGACAAGTCGGCGGAGAGCACTTATTGCTATAGTTGCGGCAAAATTTTGATCGGTCGCGATTGGTATGAGTTGTCGGATTGGAATTTGGATGCCGCCGGCAATTGCCGGTTTTGCGGTAGTTCCTGCGCGGGCGTATTCAATCCCTTACCGGGCGATTGGGGCGCTAAACGCCAGGCGGTAAGGCTTTAA
- a CDS encoding EAL domain-containing protein, with protein sequence MPEKTAPNSPQAHTSNDLPGCNRCRDLEELDFDFSFAYQPIVNFFARTIFAHEALVRGVNGESAASILGKVTDANRYRFDQNCRIKAVEGAARLGIQEFVSINFMPNAVYQPEACIRSTFEAAQRYNFSKDRIIFEVVEGEDVSDRPHLIDIFTEYRRFGFKTAIDDFGAGYAGLNLLAEFQPDVLKLDMDLVRDINLSKPKQAIVAGVVQICRELGIEVLAEGIETKAERDFLLACGVTLFQGYLFCKPAFQAIGQINADAWS encoded by the coding sequence ATGCCAGAAAAAACCGCGCCAAATTCCCCGCAAGCCCACACCAGTAACGACCTACCCGGTTGCAACCGTTGCCGAGACTTGGAGGAACTGGATTTCGACTTTAGTTTTGCCTATCAACCCATCGTCAATTTTTTTGCCCGAACCATTTTTGCTCACGAAGCCCTGGTGCGCGGCGTTAACGGCGAATCGGCCGCATCGATATTAGGCAAAGTGACCGATGCCAACCGCTATCGCTTCGACCAAAACTGCCGGATTAAAGCTGTGGAAGGCGCAGCGAGATTGGGTATCCAAGAATTTGTGTCGATTAATTTCATGCCGAATGCCGTTTACCAACCCGAAGCCTGCATCCGCTCGACTTTTGAGGCTGCGCAACGCTACAACTTTTCCAAAGACCGCATCATTTTCGAAGTGGTCGAGGGAGAGGATGTGTCCGACCGTCCGCATTTAATCGATATATTCACCGAATACCGGCGCTTCGGGTTTAAAACCGCAATCGACGATTTCGGCGCGGGCTACGCCGGCCTGAACCTGCTCGCCGAATTCCAGCCGGATGTACTGAAACTGGACATGGATTTAGTACGCGACATCAATCTCAGTAAGCCCAAGCAGGCGATTGTCGCCGGGGTTGTGCAAATCTGCCGCGAACTCGGCATTGAAGTGCTGGCGGAAGGCATTGAAACCAAGGCTGAGCGCGATTTTCTGTTGGCCTGCGGCGTCACGCTATTTCAAGGTTACTTATTCTGCAAACCCGCATTTCAGGCTATCGGCCAAATCAATGCGGATGCCTGGTCTTAG
- a CDS encoding OmpA family protein — protein sequence MKKPRSLDHDGLDGIIPSTDKARLKSGNPQGKSDKTLKKPMHSNVPWLLGVIGSLALLAVFVPDLTQKPEAVTQTAALNNQATPVKSPASELLVAAENADTPAPQPPAEAAPTMVAEAKSDHALAANQNAQQSAAGDADIQTPDALPELPTEPTAAGIPKASPDTVAQTSVTTPFTVYFKFDSSKLTPESANSGNELLSAAKGCQKRIKLIGHTCNLGSDAANLQLGLARANAVKKLLIAKGIGSTAIFTASEGMRKPAAPNDTKEGQALNRRVELQCVDN from the coding sequence ATGAAAAAACCTCGATCACTCGATCACGACGGCCTGGATGGCATCATTCCGTCTACGGACAAAGCGCGGCTTAAATCCGGCAATCCGCAAGGCAAATCAGACAAAACCCTAAAAAAGCCTATGCACAGCAATGTGCCATGGTTGCTTGGTGTGATTGGTTCACTGGCCTTGCTTGCGGTATTTGTGCCGGATTTAACGCAAAAGCCGGAAGCCGTTACCCAGACCGCAGCCCTAAATAATCAGGCAACGCCAGTCAAAAGCCCGGCGTCAGAGCTGCTTGTAGCCGCGGAAAATGCTGATACCCCAGCGCCGCAGCCCCCAGCCGAAGCGGCTCCAACAATGGTTGCCGAGGCTAAATCGGATCACGCGCTTGCAGCAAATCAAAACGCACAACAATCGGCCGCCGGCGATGCCGACATTCAGACCCCTGACGCATTGCCTGAGTTACCCACCGAACCGACCGCGGCGGGTATTCCCAAAGCGTCACCGGATACCGTTGCGCAAACGTCTGTCACGACGCCTTTTACCGTGTATTTCAAATTCGATTCCAGCAAATTGACGCCGGAATCAGCTAATAGCGGCAACGAACTATTGAGCGCGGCCAAAGGCTGCCAGAAGCGGATAAAGCTGATCGGGCATACCTGCAATTTGGGTAGCGATGCCGCCAACTTACAGTTGGGCTTGGCGCGGGCCAATGCCGTTAAAAAACTGTTGATCGCCAAAGGTATCGGCTCAACAGCCATCTTCACCGCATCGGAGGGCATGAGAAAACCGGCGGCGCCGAACGATACCAAAGAGGGCCAGGCCTTAAATCGTCGGGTCGAATTGCAGTGTGTGGATAATTAA
- a CDS encoding V4R domain-containing protein produces MIQNSKSDYQIAQQQILDGIISGEFDIENRKDLGPLIPIRLFQALRMVALGSNVEDILGQGAPSLVYHSGQSLGLAMGQIAAANIDKDLETYVGKIKLLCRQLSIGLVVPDKVDLSAGVLELRVDECVSCAGIHHVSAPICHFEAGMVGGIVRTFFNRNVKATETKCNALGDKTCLIRVDLL; encoded by the coding sequence ATGATACAAAACAGTAAATCAGACTATCAGATAGCCCAACAGCAAATTCTCGACGGCATTATTTCAGGCGAGTTCGATATCGAAAACCGCAAAGATTTGGGGCCCTTAATTCCAATCCGCTTGTTTCAAGCTCTGCGCATGGTGGCGCTGGGATCGAACGTGGAAGACATATTAGGGCAGGGCGCGCCGTCGCTGGTTTACCATTCCGGCCAGAGTTTGGGCTTGGCCATGGGGCAGATTGCCGCCGCCAATATCGATAAAGACCTGGAAACCTATGTCGGCAAAATCAAATTGCTGTGCCGACAGCTCAGCATTGGCTTGGTAGTGCCGGATAAAGTGGACTTGTCAGCGGGGGTGTTGGAGTTAAGGGTGGACGAATGCGTTTCCTGTGCCGGTATCCATCATGTGTCTGCGCCTATCTGCCATTTCGAAGCCGGCATGGTCGGCGGCATCGTCAGAACCTTTTTCAATCGCAATGTGAAGGCGACCGAAACCAAGTGCAATGCGCTGGGCGACAAGACTTGTTTAATCCGCGTCGATTTACTGTAG
- a CDS encoding roadblock/LC7 domain-containing protein has protein sequence MSSNVQFLDPRKSQNNEIDSILRNLMNIQGVSAAAIVDSDGFVTHIHRDFEINTDAIGASVQVVFGAAAKAAQHVGHHLTNMVICENNDGYILSTPIDGGFILALVTQREALLGRVRFELKETIPVLKKLFTSYLAN, from the coding sequence ATGAGTAGTAATGTCCAATTTCTCGACCCGCGAAAATCTCAGAACAACGAAATCGATTCCATTTTGCGTAATCTGATGAACATCCAGGGCGTATCGGCGGCGGCCATTGTCGACAGCGACGGCTTTGTCACGCATATCCACCGCGATTTCGAAATCAACACCGACGCCATCGGCGCCTCCGTGCAGGTGGTATTCGGCGCGGCGGCGAAAGCGGCGCAACACGTCGGCCATCATTTGACCAATATGGTGATTTGCGAAAACAACGATGGTTATATTTTATCCACGCCGATTGACGGGGGCTTCATTTTGGCTCTGGTAACCCAGCGGGAAGCCTTGTTGGGCCGGGTGCGGTTTGAATTAAAAGAAACCATTCCGGTATTGAAAAAATTGTTCACCAGTTATCTGGCCAATTAA
- a CDS encoding roadblock/LC7 domain-containing protein has product MHWFESQLAQLDTLADDYLAARRQPAADIVNVSEATRLKRAAFIDAVQSVVDKVVKIDGVSACAAYHDGLILAQSAEASNMDAFGAIIQETIRAAQHGETSLGLGEIEQIVIVGAVNKLAMLSVGPIILCISSPKGVNLASVLSQAK; this is encoded by the coding sequence ATGCATTGGTTTGAATCGCAGTTGGCGCAGCTCGATACGCTCGCCGACGACTATCTCGCCGCGCGCCGACAACCTGCGGCCGACATCGTCAATGTCAGCGAAGCTACCCGCCTAAAGCGCGCGGCATTTATCGACGCCGTGCAGTCTGTGGTGGATAAAGTGGTCAAGATCGATGGCGTAAGCGCTTGTGCAGCCTACCACGACGGCCTGATTCTGGCCCAATCCGCCGAAGCGTCCAATATGGATGCGTTCGGGGCGATTATTCAGGAAACCATTCGTGCAGCGCAGCACGGTGAAACCTCGCTGGGTCTGGGCGAGATCGAACAGATCGTCATTGTCGGCGCCGTCAACAAGCTGGCAATGCTCAGCGTCGGGCCTATCATTTTGTGTATCTCCAGTCCTAAGGGCGTCAATTTGGCTTCTGTGTTGAGTCAGGCCAAATAG
- a CDS encoding TonB-dependent siderophore receptor, with translation MKDCWSQFGVGLAIRLVFVFSVLRQPVTMAAEFGGDFEADSQAGQTFSADLKAADDTVIDTNLAEQADDASRDVADMDLVELVNVKVSPFDVSSQLDSGYLASNSVSGSRFDAPISDLPFALQAFTESFIKDQKPRDIFDIARYSPGVTYRSNDFNEGNANLAIRGFAVGSLAGGNIHTLRDGVHGPSILDFTNISRLEVVKGPASFLYGQVAPGGIVNVITKNPQRRFAANADARYGSYGEYRFDVDVTGPATKTLSYRLAASYDQDMHYWEPYDAHSWNISPSLLWQPSDRLSVSLKYENFEKIEEPQLMQKPGYSTQAGALPSAADPNLSGVDVPGLPNNWNSMAYSDYRHSNTHNLSTWMDFKADEHWNLRTGYSHLEYDVDALFTGNLGMSNNTTLMQGRRVRQQAYSNRDDTIELQGVGKYDLGFASLRLLLGGQYIDRNFHRTAGQAPNDPALGSIPTASPLPLWDLGNPRTWNRDTAIPLSRLTTSGSDENLNAVDKSVYGSSTFGFFDDRLLLLTGWRWTSTESQYTNRQTSQAQASTASTVTPQYGLLYKLTPEWSLFASYAESFVPGTFPVNNLDGTSSIPKPTEGWGYDVGIKADWFGGRLSSTLTYFEILNKNIVNDMALTNSAGGITIYGLQSGEQRSRGIEWDATAKLTDDWQLYLSYSYMDARITEFSGRDHAILAQDPSTLDAAGRANYKNVNRFHNAPLQMSAPHLANLWTRYDFSVEALRGLHLGGGVNLVFDQTLLPDSPASSRQTYALLNALIGYTWEVGGHSMSVDLMGKNLLDEQYRPSQSSRSRPRELMINFSVKF, from the coding sequence ATGAAAGACTGTTGGTCTCAATTTGGCGTCGGCTTGGCTATCAGACTGGTTTTTGTGTTTAGTGTGTTGCGTCAGCCCGTAACGATGGCGGCGGAATTCGGCGGCGACTTCGAAGCTGATTCCCAGGCTGGCCAGACGTTTTCGGCTGATTTGAAAGCGGCTGACGATACCGTTATCGACACCAATCTTGCCGAACAGGCCGATGACGCCAGCAGGGATGTTGCGGATATGGATCTGGTTGAGCTGGTGAATGTCAAGGTGTCGCCGTTCGATGTCTCCTCGCAGCTCGATAGCGGGTACCTCGCCTCGAATTCGGTGTCCGGCTCTCGTTTCGATGCACCGATCAGCGACTTGCCGTTTGCGCTGCAAGCTTTCACCGAGTCCTTCATCAAGGATCAAAAGCCCCGCGATATTTTCGACATAGCCCGATATTCGCCAGGAGTCACTTACCGCAGCAACGACTTCAACGAAGGCAACGCCAATCTGGCGATTCGCGGCTTCGCAGTGGGTTCTCTGGCCGGCGGCAATATCCACACGCTGCGCGACGGCGTCCACGGTCCGTCCATTCTGGATTTCACTAATATCTCGCGGCTTGAAGTGGTCAAGGGGCCGGCATCGTTTCTGTACGGTCAGGTCGCACCGGGCGGTATTGTCAACGTCATCACCAAAAACCCGCAGCGGCGGTTTGCTGCTAACGCGGATGCGCGTTACGGCTCCTACGGCGAGTACCGTTTCGACGTTGACGTCACTGGACCGGCTACAAAAACCTTGTCCTACCGGTTGGCGGCGTCCTACGACCAGGATATGCATTACTGGGAGCCCTACGATGCGCATTCCTGGAATATCTCGCCTTCCTTGCTTTGGCAACCGAGCGACCGCCTAAGTGTCTCGTTAAAATACGAAAACTTCGAAAAAATTGAAGAGCCCCAGCTGATGCAAAAGCCCGGCTACAGCACCCAGGCCGGCGCGTTGCCTTCTGCCGCGGACCCCAACCTCTCCGGCGTCGATGTTCCGGGCTTGCCTAATAATTGGAACAGCATGGCCTACAGCGACTATCGGCATAGCAACACCCATAATCTCAGTACCTGGATGGACTTTAAGGCCGACGAACACTGGAATCTGCGTACCGGCTATTCGCATCTGGAATACGATGTCGATGCGTTGTTTACCGGTAACTTGGGCATGAGTAATAACACCACGTTGATGCAGGGTCGCCGGGTCAGGCAGCAAGCCTATAGCAACCGTGACGACACGATAGAACTGCAAGGCGTCGGCAAGTATGACCTGGGCTTCGCCAGTCTGCGCTTGCTGCTGGGCGGTCAATACATCGATCGCAACTTCCATCGCACTGCCGGCCAGGCGCCTAACGATCCGGCCTTGGGCAGCATTCCCACCGCTTCGCCCTTGCCTTTGTGGGATCTTGGCAATCCCCGCACCTGGAACCGCGATACGGCGATACCCTTATCCCGGCTGACGACCAGCGGCTCGGACGAGAATTTGAATGCGGTGGACAAATCGGTCTACGGCAGCTCTACCTTCGGTTTTTTCGATGACCGATTGTTGTTGTTGACCGGTTGGCGCTGGACTTCGACAGAAAGCCAATACACAAACCGCCAGACCAGCCAGGCGCAAGCTTCCACCGCGAGCACGGTCACACCCCAATATGGCCTACTCTACAAACTGACACCCGAATGGTCGTTGTTCGCCAGCTACGCCGAATCCTTTGTGCCCGGCACTTTTCCGGTCAACAATCTCGATGGCACCTCGTCGATTCCTAAGCCGACCGAGGGCTGGGGCTACGATGTCGGCATTAAGGCCGACTGGTTTGGCGGTCGGTTGTCCAGCACGCTGACTTACTTCGAGATCTTAAATAAAAACATCGTCAACGATATGGCGTTGACCAACTCCGCCGGCGGCATCACCATCTACGGTCTGCAAAGCGGCGAACAGCGTTCCAGGGGTATTGAATGGGACGCCACCGCTAAACTGACAGACGACTGGCAACTGTATCTATCCTACAGCTACATGGACGCCAGGATCACTGAATTCAGCGGTCGGGACCATGCCATCCTCGCCCAAGATCCCAGCACGCTCGACGCGGCTGGGCGGGCTAACTACAAGAACGTCAATCGTTTCCACAACGCTCCGCTGCAAATGAGCGCGCCGCATCTGGCCAACCTGTGGACGCGTTATGACTTTAGTGTGGAGGCGCTGCGCGGCCTGCATCTGGGCGGCGGTGTCAATCTGGTCTTCGATCAGACTTTGTTACCCGATAGCCCGGCTAGCTCGCGGCAAACTTATGCCTTGTTGAACGCCTTGATTGGTTATACCTGGGAAGTGGGAGGGCATAGTATGAGCGTGGATCTGATGGGCAAAAACCTGCTTGACGAACAATACCGGCCTTCGCAAAGCAGCCGTAGCAGGCCCCGCGAGTTGATGATCAACTTTTCGGTGAAGTTCTGA